One genomic region from Leptospira tipperaryensis encodes:
- the pseF gene encoding pseudaminic acid cytidylyltransferase — protein sequence MKKLCIITARGGSKRIPRKNIKNFCGKPIIAYPIELALESKLFDEVMVSTDDQEIADISKKYLAKIPFFRSEKNSNDTAGTDAVLLEVIQEYSKSGIDFDYACCIYPTSPLLTRKHLEDAWELLIKKDLDTVFSVIRYGSPIQRALRFDTSGLISMFHPENLTKRSQELEPAFHDAGQFYFFNINRFLEKGKLWTDQSSAILLSEMDAQDIDTEEDWSIAEFKYKFRIR from the coding sequence GTATCATCACCGCAAGGGGCGGATCCAAAAGAATTCCTAGAAAGAATATAAAAAACTTTTGTGGAAAACCGATTATAGCCTATCCGATCGAATTGGCTTTGGAATCTAAACTCTTCGACGAAGTTATGGTTTCCACCGATGATCAAGAGATCGCGGACATTTCTAAGAAATATCTGGCGAAGATTCCCTTTTTTCGAAGCGAAAAAAATTCGAATGATACTGCCGGCACAGACGCGGTACTATTGGAAGTGATTCAGGAATATAGTAAGAGCGGAATTGATTTTGATTACGCTTGCTGTATTTATCCGACGTCACCTTTATTGACTCGAAAACATCTGGAAGATGCGTGGGAATTATTGATAAAAAAAGACTTAGATACGGTTTTTTCAGTTATCCGATATGGATCTCCTATTCAAAGAGCTTTGCGGTTTGATACCAGTGGTCTGATTTCCATGTTTCATCCGGAAAATTTAACAAAACGTTCGCAAGAACTTGAACCCGCGTTTCACGATGCCGGGCAATTTTATTTTTTCAATATAAATAGATTTTTGGAAAAAGGAAAACTCTGGACCGACCAAAGCTCCGCGATTCTTTTAAGCGAAATGGACGCGCAGGATATCGATACAGAGGAAGATTGGTCCATAGCGGAATTCAAATATAAGTTTAGAATTCGATAA
- a CDS encoding SDR family oxidoreductase, whose product MSHKKVLIAGSEGLLGSSLVPFLKGLDYDVIRHSRNGETETVGDLVEKEVVWGILDRHKPDFIINLAAATNVDECEKKPNLAYLLNVKILENITSWIKANENSSYLIHVSTDQVYDGVGPHLEDNVKLTNYYAFSKYTGELVANTVNSVVLRTNFFGHSKNSKRRSFSDWIIESVETNKDITVFEDIFFSPLSLTTLTQKIQTVLSSPKRGIYNLGASNGVSKADFAYKVVEILGKSNSKIKKGSIFDLNLRAYRPRDMRMDVSKFEKTYNLTLPTVEEEIQTLLRGD is encoded by the coding sequence ATGTCTCATAAAAAGGTTTTAATCGCCGGTTCCGAGGGACTGCTCGGATCGTCGCTCGTTCCGTTTCTGAAAGGTTTAGATTATGATGTTATTCGTCATAGTAGAAACGGAGAAACGGAAACGGTCGGTGATCTAGTAGAAAAAGAAGTGGTCTGGGGAATTTTGGATCGGCATAAGCCCGACTTTATTATCAATTTAGCAGCCGCGACCAATGTGGACGAATGCGAGAAAAAACCAAATCTGGCTTATTTGCTGAATGTTAAGATTCTGGAAAATATTACTTCTTGGATAAAGGCAAACGAGAATTCCTCTTATTTGATTCATGTATCAACCGATCAAGTTTACGACGGGGTCGGTCCTCATCTCGAAGATAATGTCAAACTTACGAACTACTACGCATTTTCTAAATATACTGGCGAATTAGTCGCGAACACTGTGAATAGTGTTGTACTTAGGACGAACTTTTTCGGACACAGTAAGAATTCAAAAAGACGAAGTTTTAGCGACTGGATTATCGAATCCGTCGAAACGAATAAAGATATTACGGTTTTTGAAGATATTTTCTTTAGTCCTCTGTCTCTGACCACGCTTACGCAAAAAATCCAAACTGTTCTATCTTCTCCGAAGCGGGGCATCTATAATTTGGGGGCGAGCAACGGAGTGAGCAAGGCTGATTTTGCTTATAAGGTCGTGGAAATATTAGGAAAGTCGAATTCTAAGATTAAAAAAGGTTCTATTTTTGATTTGAATCTTCGCGCCTATCGTCCCCGCGACATGAGGATGGATGTCTCAAAATTTGAAAAGACTTACAATCTTACTCTGCCGACTGTGGAAGAGGAAATTCAAACTCTTTTGCGGGGAGATTGA
- a CDS encoding PIG-L deacetylase family protein, with amino-acid sequence MKRILVIAAHPDDDVLGCGAFIYKHRDNFEFRIIFIGEGSTCRFDLDKISSAEALKQIEIRTSSAKKSLQVLGVKNYKFYDLPCGRLDQVPIIDINKIIENEIRIFRPETVLTHSETDVNNDHRIVYRSLAMAARPVWPDCDVNIVSFEVLSTTEWNLTDPFVPNLFEEISEECLRKKWEALECYYTEIKEFPYPRSFVGLETLAKYRGMQSGLKLAEAYRIIRWKNKFHS; translated from the coding sequence ATGAAAAGAATCTTGGTAATTGCAGCTCATCCTGATGACGACGTTTTAGGTTGCGGCGCCTTTATTTATAAACACAGGGATAATTTTGAATTTAGAATCATTTTTATCGGAGAAGGCAGCACTTGCCGTTTCGATCTTGATAAGATCTCTTCGGCAGAGGCGCTCAAACAAATTGAGATTCGCACGTCCTCTGCAAAAAAAAGCCTTCAAGTTCTTGGAGTGAAAAATTACAAATTTTACGACCTTCCTTGCGGAAGATTGGATCAGGTTCCAATCATTGATATTAATAAGATTATTGAAAATGAGATAAGAATTTTTAGACCGGAAACGGTCTTGACCCATTCTGAGACCGATGTGAATAACGATCATCGAATCGTTTATAGATCTCTTGCTATGGCTGCTCGTCCGGTGTGGCCTGATTGCGACGTAAATATAGTTTCGTTCGAGGTTTTGTCTACGACCGAATGGAATTTAACGGATCCTTTTGTTCCCAACTTATTTGAAGAAATATCCGAGGAATGTCTAAGGAAAAAATGGGAAGCATTAGAATGTTATTATACTGAAATTAAGGAATTTCCCTATCCGCGTTCTTTTGTCGGCTTGGAAACTTTGGCTAAATATAGGGGAATGCAATCCGGACTGAAGTTGGCGGAAGCATACCGGATCATTCGCTGGAAAAATAAATTTCACTCTTAG
- a CDS encoding N-acetylneuraminate synthase family protein, translating to MKKEIKIGSRTVGKGHPTYVIAEIGTNHNQDLNLALDMISMVKESGADAAKFQSIQFSELYIEALETTDFREWFRQIELEESWYEALAKRCAQEGIDFLSSPTYESAIGLLEKVNVPAYKLASPQVQANLKVVERAAKTMKPLILSVGYCGYGDIVRAVNLCKSVGNDSLILLHCNSKYPVKAEESNLMFIQTLAAMTNELTGYSDHSMGTHFGVAAVSLGACIIEKHVTTDRNQKGPDHPFALTFKEFKDMTEQIREVQLGLGSGARLHLLPEELESRRKVELKAISKKPIKAGETISDENMIFYRSAQSGVSIDYIELLKNTRSKQDIEGGSLIQWKMLEHI from the coding sequence TTGAAAAAAGAAATTAAAATCGGTAGTCGTACTGTTGGAAAAGGCCATCCCACCTATGTCATCGCGGAAATCGGCACAAATCATAACCAGGATTTAAACCTCGCGTTGGATATGATTTCTATGGTGAAAGAAAGCGGAGCGGATGCCGCGAAGTTTCAATCGATTCAGTTTTCGGAACTCTATATTGAAGCTCTGGAAACAACGGATTTTCGAGAATGGTTTCGACAAATTGAGTTGGAAGAATCCTGGTATGAGGCTCTTGCAAAACGTTGCGCGCAGGAAGGTATTGATTTTTTGTCTTCTCCAACGTATGAGTCTGCGATCGGGTTATTGGAAAAAGTCAACGTTCCCGCGTATAAATTAGCGTCTCCGCAGGTTCAGGCAAATCTGAAAGTAGTGGAACGCGCGGCGAAAACTATGAAGCCCTTGATTCTTTCCGTCGGCTATTGCGGATACGGAGATATTGTCAGAGCCGTAAACCTTTGTAAATCGGTGGGGAATGATTCTCTGATTCTTCTTCACTGTAATTCAAAATATCCGGTCAAAGCCGAAGAGTCCAACTTAATGTTCATTCAGACTCTCGCTGCGATGACGAATGAATTGACGGGCTACTCAGATCACTCTATGGGAACTCATTTTGGAGTTGCGGCTGTTAGTTTAGGCGCTTGTATTATAGAAAAGCACGTAACTACTGATAGAAATCAAAAGGGGCCGGATCATCCTTTTGCACTTACGTTTAAAGAATTTAAGGATATGACGGAGCAGATACGAGAAGTTCAACTCGGTTTGGGCTCGGGAGCCCGTCTCCATCTATTACCGGAAGAATTAGAAAGTCGTAGGAAAGTTGAGCTGAAAGCGATTTCTAAAAAGCCGATTAAAGCGGGCGAAACGATCTCCGATGAAAATATGATCTTTTACCGTTCCGCACAGAGCGGTGTATCCATTGATTATATTGAACTTTTAAAAAATACTAGATCCAAACAAGACATTGAAGGTGGATCACTCATTCAATGGAAAATGCTGGAACACATTTAA
- a CDS encoding ATP-grasp domain-containing protein, with amino-acid sequence MKKLMIIGATWEQLPLIQTAKSKGYYVVATDSNPEAIGLQYADVTESLDPRDLSKALTIAKKHKVEGVVADECDYSHYAATYVNETLGFPTDGIAAAQFTTNKRWMRERCREHHILQPRFVACRTLEEVEAAAELIGLPVIVKPTDNRGSFGVHKVEKNNDLKAAYLDSLLNAHSREVLVEAFIEGTHLTVDGCMDQNGEHHNLAIASKKVTPGDKPIITEVLYPAAISAESIEHVLKTNSAVIEALQIKKGATHSEYVLDDKGRCFLLETATRGGGVLTSAKIIPEVSNVNISELIIANAMNEKYSVNLSFNKKAAMLTFFIFAPGKVKTIGGLDKANEVPGLLHIQLSIKQGDVLQPMQSGADRHGFAIISAENVDSLEKTRELIFNTIKIQYE; translated from the coding sequence TTGAAAAAATTAATGATCATCGGAGCCACTTGGGAACAACTTCCTCTCATTCAAACGGCTAAGAGCAAAGGTTACTACGTTGTTGCAACCGATTCAAATCCAGAAGCGATCGGTTTACAGTATGCGGATGTAACCGAAAGTCTGGATCCGAGAGACTTAAGTAAAGCTCTCACAATCGCAAAAAAACACAAAGTAGAAGGTGTTGTCGCGGACGAGTGTGATTATTCCCACTATGCAGCCACCTATGTAAACGAGACTTTGGGATTTCCGACGGACGGAATTGCGGCGGCCCAGTTTACTACCAATAAAAGATGGATGAGAGAAAGATGCAGAGAACATCATATTCTTCAACCAAGATTTGTCGCTTGTCGAACTTTAGAAGAGGTTGAAGCGGCGGCTGAGTTAATCGGCCTTCCGGTCATTGTGAAACCGACTGATAATAGAGGAAGTTTCGGAGTTCATAAGGTTGAGAAAAATAACGATTTGAAAGCGGCCTACCTTGATTCTTTATTGAATGCTCATTCCAGAGAGGTTCTTGTGGAAGCGTTTATTGAAGGTACTCATTTAACCGTAGACGGTTGTATGGATCAAAATGGGGAACACCACAATCTCGCTATCGCTTCCAAGAAGGTTACCCCCGGCGATAAACCGATCATTACGGAAGTTCTTTATCCGGCTGCGATTTCCGCTGAGTCTATTGAACACGTTCTTAAAACTAATTCTGCGGTCATCGAAGCTCTACAAATTAAAAAGGGAGCGACTCATTCCGAATACGTCTTGGATGATAAAGGGCGTTGTTTTCTTTTAGAAACTGCGACTCGCGGAGGCGGCGTTTTAACTTCCGCAAAAATTATCCCCGAAGTCAGTAACGTAAATATTTCGGAGCTTATCATCGCAAATGCGATGAATGAAAAGTATTCAGTCAATCTTAGCTTTAATAAAAAGGCAGCGATGCTGACATTCTTTATTTTTGCTCCCGGCAAAGTCAAAACAATCGGAGGCTTGGATAAGGCAAATGAAGTGCCTGGACTTTTGCATATTCAGCTTTCGATCAAGCAAGGGGATGTTTTGCAACCGATGCAATCCGGCGCCGATCGACACGGTTTTGCGATCATTTCGGCAGAGAACGTAGATTCTCTTGAAAAAACTCGCGAATTGATTTTTAATACGATAAAAATTCAATATGAATAA
- a CDS encoding class I SAM-dependent methyltransferase — MINLNELKNIDKKLIERYSNRYQKFGQDPKTLGWDNKTNQETRFRNAVRGIDISDKKVLDIGCGFADFHQFLLENFPNKRCEYSGVDINPDLIGECVKRFPKSKFEIVNILSQPEKIQTEYFDIVAMFGVLNFRFSEIQNMDFAKSMITQAFHYSKGVLVVDMLSSVLDFKYPPDDFVYYYDPVEMLKFALTLTPHVNLLQDYSSIPQREFVLQLRKNPL; from the coding sequence ATGATAAATCTTAACGAATTAAAAAATATAGATAAAAAATTGATCGAAAGATATTCGAATCGATATCAAAAATTCGGTCAGGATCCGAAAACTCTTGGCTGGGATAATAAAACCAATCAAGAAACTCGATTTAGGAATGCTGTCAGAGGAATTGATATCTCCGATAAGAAAGTATTGGATATCGGTTGTGGATTCGCCGATTTTCATCAATTTCTTTTGGAGAATTTCCCGAACAAACGTTGCGAATACTCGGGCGTCGATATCAATCCGGATTTGATAGGGGAATGCGTGAAACGTTTTCCAAAGAGTAAATTCGAAATCGTGAATATTCTTTCTCAACCGGAAAAAATTCAAACCGAGTATTTTGATATAGTCGCTATGTTTGGCGTGTTGAATTTTCGTTTTTCCGAAATTCAGAATATGGATTTTGCAAAAAGTATGATAACTCAGGCTTTTCATTATTCCAAGGGCGTGCTCGTTGTGGATATGTTGAGCTCTGTTCTTGATTTTAAATATCCTCCCGACGATTTTGTTTATTATTATGATCCCGTTGAAATGTTGAAATTTGCCTTAACCTTGACTCCTCACGTTAATTTGTTGCAAGATTATAGCTCCATTCCTCAAAGAGAGTTTGTTTTGCAATTAAGGAAGAATCCATTATGA
- a CDS encoding amidohydrolase family protein, with amino-acid sequence MIIDMFIHPVLKPSEADLFNIAPNSLSNVHSHLSESFGRNQIAHGVICFFDIQFLKSSSHLNVFRENKNDKLFSYSYLVDFRDKDWMDSLNLAAKEGFKSITFHSYLQEIKESDFDKIRSICIEAERLGLYINVCSAFGSKKIYKYYSLPLAVHILDAVSCPVLLVHAGGGKLIEALLIAEMYPNAYLETSFSVTFWKNSSVEMDLAYGIRKFGADRFMFGSDFPFVTLETAIEDHNIFFKKFNLDFEQIDQILFKTSKKLLKL; translated from the coding sequence ATGATTATAGATATGTTTATTCACCCCGTTTTAAAACCGAGTGAAGCCGACTTATTCAATATAGCTCCGAATAGTTTATCGAATGTTCATTCCCATCTATCCGAAAGTTTCGGAAGAAATCAGATTGCGCACGGTGTGATTTGTTTTTTTGATATTCAATTCTTAAAGAGTAGTTCTCATCTAAATGTTTTTCGCGAGAATAAGAACGATAAACTTTTTTCCTATTCTTACCTTGTTGATTTTAGAGACAAGGATTGGATGGATTCTTTGAATCTCGCGGCTAAGGAAGGATTTAAGTCGATAACTTTTCATTCTTATCTGCAAGAAATTAAGGAATCTGACTTTGATAAAATTAGAAGTATTTGTATCGAAGCGGAAAGGCTCGGTCTTTATATCAATGTTTGCTCCGCGTTTGGAAGTAAGAAGATATACAAATACTATAGTCTTCCCCTGGCGGTTCATATTTTGGACGCGGTATCCTGTCCGGTATTGCTCGTTCATGCGGGTGGGGGAAAGTTGATAGAAGCGCTCTTGATTGCTGAGATGTATCCGAATGCTTATTTAGAGACTTCGTTTTCCGTGACGTTTTGGAAAAATAGCAGCGTAGAAATGGATCTGGCGTACGGGATCCGAAAGTTCGGAGCGGATCGTTTTATGTTCGGTTCCGATTTTCCATTTGTTACCTTGGAAACCGCCATCGAAGATCATAATATCTTTTTTAAAAAGTTTAACCTGGATTTCGAACAAATCGATCAGATTCTATTTAAGACTTCCAAAAAATTATTAAAGTTATGA
- a CDS encoding glycosyltransferase, with amino-acid sequence MNQQIPSGDIAIVDSYISNDEALERISRNFAFTAVIDDFNRIYYPFDLIVNPNVHGAEIEYSNQKADIISGNLYTILRPEFKNRRNDYSVRDQIQKVILTSGGSDYRHLIPKFSKFVERYPLIEFIALAGTDEYADELNKKYQISNFKILRKLDAKSMIDLLCSSDLVITAAGQTMNELAFLGIPFIAICIDYDQVNNIKSFFERGSVDEILNWDDSNLLEKVAKRISVLESKVVRMNKYEIGRALIDGKGADNLAGKIIELSTRKIPT; translated from the coding sequence ATGAATCAGCAAATACCTTCGGGAGATATTGCGATCGTCGATTCCTACATATCTAATGATGAAGCTCTTGAACGTATATCTCGAAATTTCGCATTCACTGCGGTCATCGACGATTTTAACAGAATCTACTATCCTTTTGATCTCATCGTAAATCCAAACGTGCACGGCGCCGAAATCGAATATTCAAATCAGAAGGCGGATATCATTTCAGGAAATCTTTATACGATTTTAAGACCAGAATTTAAGAATCGTCGTAACGATTATTCTGTAAGAGATCAAATTCAAAAAGTAATACTTACGAGCGGTGGTAGCGATTATCGACATTTAATTCCCAAATTTTCGAAGTTTGTCGAACGTTATCCTTTGATTGAATTTATAGCTTTGGCGGGAACCGATGAATACGCTGACGAGTTGAATAAGAAATACCAGATTTCAAACTTTAAAATACTCAGGAAGTTAGACGCTAAATCTATGATTGATTTATTATGTTCGTCCGACTTGGTCATTACGGCGGCTGGTCAGACGATGAATGAATTGGCTTTCTTGGGAATTCCGTTTATCGCCATTTGTATCGATTATGATCAAGTAAATAATATTAAATCCTTCTTTGAAAGGGGAAGTGTCGATGAAATTTTAAACTGGGATGACTCGAACCTTTTGGAAAAAGTGGCGAAGCGAATTTCCGTTTTAGAATCGAAAGTAGTCCGAATGAACAAATATGAAATTGGGCGAGCCCTGATCGATGGAAAAGGGGCCGATAATTTAGCCGGAAAAATTATAGAACTTTCAACTCGAAAAATTCCTACATAG
- a CDS encoding LIC12162 family transferase has translation MKRFLITTADERSWNQEESVLFLGEWCLRYDRRHVWSALNAEIAIPYGVDPNVKKQDLGYLRNLNEVFLEELTVFLNRLHGVSNSTRYWNLILGHWILRYLRILYNRYRTIEQVLDRYEISGTISLDYKEFDLAPNDSILFILNANENFWNHILNVEILKYFGLKEIVKKNEPAFLNKVIPLPSKQSAWKRILHYFIDQVVPLFSREKDAFIINSYLPFIYELKLQVGLKQIPQIWKSQKLSEWEIDPNLRKEFQIAVSGEQSFESFARNMIGRCLPLCYVEGFSELLQKSKKVNWPSKPRFIFTSNNFDTDELFKVWSAERVNEGVPYFVGQHGNNYGTLYGLEKLPELISTDGFVSWGWSYDEQKQLPAFVITKCNEENGIYDPSGGLLLIELPPPLRLGPEDVWQDFTQYFEEQLDFYESLPDDIRNMVIVRLHNSSKHFEWFDKERWKEKFPTVQIDPNHLKLQDLIAKSRLVVHSYDSTGILETLSLNIPTLCFWRNDLSHLVEEAIPYYERLKEVGIFHSSHASTAEFITSQWDSIEVWWQSEEVQSVRSLFCNRYARKVPNSISTLKKILVDASKKTINSVHP, from the coding sequence TTGAAACGCTTTCTGATCACCACAGCTGATGAACGTTCCTGGAATCAGGAGGAATCGGTTTTATTTTTAGGCGAATGGTGTCTCCGGTACGATAGACGACACGTCTGGTCAGCATTGAACGCTGAAATCGCAATTCCTTACGGGGTCGATCCTAATGTAAAAAAGCAGGATCTAGGATATTTAAGGAATTTAAATGAAGTTTTTTTAGAAGAACTTACCGTTTTTTTAAATCGTCTTCACGGGGTTTCGAATTCGACGCGGTATTGGAATTTAATTTTGGGTCATTGGATCCTGAGATATCTTCGAATTCTTTACAATCGCTACAGAACGATAGAACAAGTTTTGGATCGTTATGAGATTTCAGGAACTATTTCCTTAGATTATAAAGAATTTGATTTGGCTCCGAATGATTCGATTCTCTTTATTTTGAATGCGAATGAGAATTTTTGGAATCATATTCTCAATGTAGAAATCTTAAAGTATTTTGGTCTGAAAGAGATCGTAAAAAAGAATGAGCCGGCTTTTTTAAATAAAGTGATCCCGCTTCCTAGCAAACAGTCTGCTTGGAAGAGGATTCTTCATTATTTCATTGACCAGGTGGTTCCTTTGTTTTCGAGAGAGAAGGACGCCTTTATCATCAATTCGTATTTGCCATTTATCTATGAGTTGAAATTACAAGTAGGCTTAAAGCAGATTCCACAAATCTGGAAGAGTCAAAAATTATCGGAATGGGAAATCGATCCAAATCTAAGAAAAGAATTCCAAATCGCGGTTTCAGGGGAACAAAGTTTCGAATCGTTTGCGCGAAACATGATCGGTAGATGTTTGCCTCTTTGTTATGTAGAAGGGTTTTCTGAACTTTTGCAAAAGTCGAAAAAAGTCAATTGGCCGAGCAAGCCTCGTTTTATCTTTACTTCAAATAACTTTGATACGGACGAACTTTTTAAAGTCTGGTCCGCGGAACGTGTAAACGAAGGAGTACCTTACTTTGTAGGACAGCACGGTAATAATTATGGAACCTTGTATGGACTCGAAAAGTTACCCGAACTCATTAGCACTGATGGTTTTGTAAGTTGGGGTTGGTCTTATGACGAACAAAAGCAACTTCCTGCTTTTGTAATCACTAAGTGCAACGAAGAGAACGGGATTTATGATCCAAGTGGTGGGCTTTTGCTAATTGAACTTCCTCCACCTCTTCGTTTAGGTCCCGAGGACGTATGGCAGGACTTTACTCAATATTTCGAAGAACAACTTGATTTTTATGAAAGTCTACCTGACGACATTCGCAATATGGTGATTGTTAGACTTCACAACTCATCAAAACATTTTGAATGGTTTGATAAGGAGCGATGGAAAGAAAAGTTTCCGACAGTTCAAATTGATCCAAATCATTTGAAATTACAGGATCTAATTGCTAAATCCAGGTTAGTCGTTCATTCTTACGATTCCACCGGAATATTAGAAACATTGAGTCTGAATATTCCAACTCTTTGTTTTTGGAGAAATGATTTGAGTCACTTGGTCGAGGAAGCGATTCCATATTATGAAAGGCTAAAGGAAGTGGGAATCTTTCATTCTTCGCATGCGTCTACCGCAGAATTTATCACTTCACAATGGGACTCAATCGAAGTTTGGTGGCAGAGTGAGGAAGTTCAGTCTGTACGAAGTCTTTTTTGCAATCGTTATGCAAGAAAGGTTCCGAATTCAATTTCGACTTTAAAAAAAATACTCGTGGATGCTTCCAAGAAAACAATCAATTCGGTTCACCCTTAA
- a CDS encoding class I SAM-dependent methyltransferase — protein sequence MFRKKENFVWGREYKGLPIKADYRVHELCFDIIRKNLGDSKKLKVLDIATGTGSFAQRLMDSFPSWSVDINDFEKQALIKANRKFSLDLNDSFSKKIPDTKYDLIVAIEILEHLENPWNFIRNIRKLLKPNGLMIITTPNGDSMLDRVFYITEGHSIYFGESGYENSVGHITEVPDWLFRKIALTNGFQKIKLFDSVDTKPLLGIRTRVKIWLINLLFGLSMKNKNSRSINVYLCN from the coding sequence ATGTTTAGAAAAAAAGAGAATTTTGTATGGGGTAGGGAATACAAAGGTTTGCCTATTAAGGCGGATTACCGCGTCCATGAACTTTGCTTTGATATCATTCGTAAAAATCTTGGAGATTCTAAAAAGCTGAAGGTGCTTGATATCGCAACCGGAACAGGATCATTTGCTCAAAGATTGATGGATTCTTTTCCATCTTGGAGTGTAGATATCAATGACTTTGAAAAGCAGGCTTTGATTAAGGCTAACAGGAAGTTTTCTCTCGATTTAAACGATTCGTTCAGCAAAAAAATTCCGGATACGAAATACGATTTGATCGTTGCGATTGAAATACTGGAGCATCTGGAGAATCCTTGGAATTTTATTCGAAATATTCGTAAGTTGTTGAAGCCGAACGGATTAATGATCATTACAACTCCGAACGGAGATTCGATGTTGGACCGCGTCTTTTATATCACCGAAGGTCATTCCATTTATTTCGGAGAAAGTGGTTACGAGAATTCGGTCGGTCATATCACGGAGGTTCCTGATTGGTTGTTTCGAAAAATCGCTCTGACGAATGGTTTTCAAAAGATCAAGTTGTTTGATTCGGTCGATACCAAACCGCTTCTCGGTATTAGAACGAGAGTTAAAATCTGGTTAATTAATCTTTTGTTCGGGCTATCGATGAAGAATAAAAATTCTCGTTCCATTAACGTCTATCTTTGTAACTAA
- a CDS encoding glycosyltransferase: MYRVWSCQALEASKDNKVTILLNKEHWAVGETFDFFREEKSVSVETLFFPLPEEYVNNALEAYSSNLIVKILRKVIYNFLSFISAPFFILQFVVRLRKIKPDVIYCHSGGWPGGRLSRLLMITSKILRIRNRILILHNFPAKQNRFIKFLYSFSRFIQRRTMEFSATEIVAVSDSLKKELEEEVFSRSLKRVYNGIPIDYKKDEAKHTIQELKWIPKAKKVVGFIGSLAPPKAPHTLVEAFQFVTAKSELALLGPGDPNYIQYLKNISFGYKNPVTFLGFHDDVNQFLKQIDLLVVPSAHFESFGMAIIESMRMKKPVICTDFGGMKEVVVNGKTGIVVPAGDAHTLGKAIDSLLMNPKLSKEMGLAGYDRFIQEFTSSKMNSEYEKLCTIL; this comes from the coding sequence ATGTATCGAGTCTGGAGCTGTCAGGCTTTAGAGGCAAGTAAAGACAATAAAGTAACTATTCTACTTAATAAAGAACACTGGGCCGTTGGTGAGACTTTCGATTTTTTTCGCGAGGAAAAGAGCGTTTCCGTAGAAACTCTTTTTTTTCCTCTCCCGGAAGAATATGTTAATAACGCTTTAGAGGCTTATTCTTCGAATTTAATCGTGAAAATTCTTAGGAAAGTAATTTATAATTTTCTTTCGTTTATTTCCGCACCTTTCTTTATTCTTCAATTTGTTGTAAGGCTTAGGAAAATTAAACCGGATGTTATTTATTGTCATAGTGGAGGCTGGCCGGGGGGTCGTCTCAGTCGACTACTGATGATAACCTCAAAAATTCTAAGAATTAGAAATAGAATTTTGATCCTTCATAATTTTCCAGCTAAACAAAATCGATTCATTAAATTCTTATATTCCTTCTCGCGTTTTATTCAAAGAAGAACGATGGAGTTCTCCGCAACGGAGATCGTCGCGGTTTCGGATTCTCTAAAAAAAGAATTGGAAGAGGAAGTTTTTTCTCGTTCCTTGAAAAGAGTGTATAATGGAATTCCGATCGATTACAAAAAAGACGAAGCAAAGCACACAATACAGGAGTTGAAATGGATTCCGAAAGCAAAAAAGGTCGTCGGTTTTATTGGATCTCTAGCTCCTCCGAAAGCTCCGCATACTTTAGTAGAAGCGTTTCAATTTGTTACCGCAAAAAGTGAGCTCGCTCTCTTAGGTCCCGGCGATCCGAATTACATTCAATATCTAAAAAATATTTCATTCGGTTATAAAAATCCAGTTACCTTCCTGGGATTTCACGACGACGTGAATCAATTTTTAAAACAAATCGACTTATTGGTCGTTCCATCAGCACATTTTGAAAGTTTCGGAATGGCGATTATAGAAAGTATGAGAATGAAAAAACCGGTAATCTGCACCGACTTTGGTGGGATGAAAGAAGTCGTCGTAAACGGCAAGACAGGGATTGTTGTTCCTGCGGGTGATGCGCATACATTAGGGAAAGCTATCGATTCTCTATTAATGAACCCTAAACTGAGTAAGGAAATGGGTCTCGCAGGTTATGATAGATTTATCCAAGAGTTTACTTCGTCTAAAATGAATTCTGAATATGAAAAACTTTGTACAATTCTTTAA